The window CCAGAACATGTTTCTGTTCATTGAATTCACTGATCAACACAACATTAAAGAGTTGTCATTCCAGAGTATAGTTCTGCATTCAAGTAATCCAAGTTATAAGAAAGGTGCACCGCAAATTGTAATATATAACAGAAGAAACTCACAATCTTCATGTAAGTAAGCTATCCCACGAGCTGCACCAGCGGCAACTTTGACTCTAGTTGCCCAATCCATAACCGGCATGTCCTGACCTGAAATTTTTCAATAGATGAAAGTTAAAGGTACATTCTTTTAAAAGAGAGGATATGTACTTTACATTTAGTATGCAGTAAATGGGAATCATATAATGATGTTCCTTTTCTAGCATAATTAAAATGATGCGAAAATCCTCAAGCACCATTTGGAGATTTAGATAGTTACTGAAAATTACCAATTACACTTGGAGAATTAGACCCAACAGATGAGTCATCAAGACCTATAGGTTCCCAAATATTGTAGATTTTCTTTCTATTAAATAAGAAGTATGGCTCACCATGAAGATGGTAATGAAGGGTATCATTTTGAACAAAGTCGTAGACAAGCAACCTTTGATGGTCAGATATACAGTAACCCACCAGGGAAACCAAATGACGATGATGTACTCGACTGATGATTTCAACTTCAGCTCTGAACTCACGTTCCCCTTGTCCACCACCAATTTTCAGCTGTTTAACAGCAACTTCTCTTCCATCTTCCAAGATACCTTTGTACACACAACCAAATCCCCCTTCACCCAAAAGATTCTGTTTTGAGAATCCATTTGTGGCTTGGATCAGTTCTTCATATGTGAACCATGATCTTGAATTGCTTGCTCCAGACTCTGATTGTGCATACATGAATTCTTTACCAGAACCATTTCCTGCGAGGGGAGATGGAGATTGTGGCCGCAAAAATACAGAATCTGGAGAGCAGAAAAAAGTTACATTAGTATGAATTCAATGTCCTCAACAGGATACTCAACTAAAGCTTGCTGAGTAATTCACAAGGTTTACTTCAACAAAATTGTACTGCCACAGCTACAGGTCATATAAATTTATAGTATGATAACAGCAGAATGAACTATCTACTAAGGTCCCTAGTCTAGAGGATGAACTATCTAGAAAGGCTTTTGGAAAAGAGTTCTAAACGTCTAAAGCTGTTCCTATTTTTTCAAATTGCTTCCTACATTCTTGCATTCTTTGCGCATTCCATGATATAATAAGATGTAGATTCTTTACAAATGAATATGTCAAAAAGGTATGTAATTTGCATTCTCTAGTACTTTACACAATTAAATCTGTCCAAATTCTTTAAGGGCAGCTGCTAGAATTAATTCTACTCAATGCAAAAAAGGTTGGAGTAGTTGAGAGTCAACAGACCCACCCGAAATTGACATAGTTGAAGTTGTATATGATCATTATGTTACCTGAATTCTGGGATGAAGCAAAGGGAGAAGGCATGGTGTAAAGAGTCGATCCACTTTTTCTCTTCTTCTTCTTAGCAAACCACACAGCCATCACAACAAGACTGAGCACCAGCACCCCGACCACAATTCCAATTGCCACAGCTCCTCCAGTGTTCAACCCTTTTGAACTTCCAGGTGTACCATTTGCGGTTGACTTTGCAGTTGGCTTCTGTGTGACCGAGGGTGTAGGAGTTGATGAATTACTGGGCGGAGCAGGAGGGGAAGACGATGAGGGAACTGAAGGCGGTGGTGATGTGGACTCAGGAGGGGTGTTATCAGCTGGTGGTGGAGCAGACTGAGAACCAGATGGAGGTGGTGTAACAGTGGGGGAGGGAGGAGACTTTTCTGGCGCTTTTGGTGGTGGTGGAGAATTGGCTGAAGGTGGTGATGCATCAGCTGGAGGAGGAGGGGACTTAGGTGGCGGTGAGGTGTTTGATGGGGGTGTTGGGGAGGCTTTGGGAGGAGGGGAGCCTCCTGATGGTGGTGCAGCCGGGGGAGGGGTAGTAGTTGGTTTTGGAGGTGGCGGTGATGCTGCTGGAGGTGAAGCAGGAGGAGGAGGGGAAGGGGGAGACTTTGGAGGTGGGGAAGCTGGTGGTGGAGATGATGCTACACTAGGAGGAGGTGGTGATGATGGTACAGGCGGTGGCGGTGAGGATGCTGGAGGGGGAGCGGCTGAGGCGGCTGGAGGAGGAGAAGAAGAGGAAGTTTGTGGAGGAGGGGAGGAGCCATTGGTGGCAGTAGTTGTGGAATTTGATGAGCTGGTTGGTGGGTTTGCAGAGGGTGAAGAATTTGGAGAAGGTGATGTTGTTGAAGACATTTGGATTCAAATTGAATGCGGAAAACTCCCTAGTTCTGGATTGTTGTAGTTTCCATCAACAATTTCTAGTCGCTTTCAGTCACAGAATCACAGATCAGCTAAACCATTACAAAAGCTAAATTCGATCCTACAATGTCTGCCTAACAGTGTATCGACAACAACCAGCAGTAATTGGCTGAAATTCTCTTGAGATTTCAGAAACCCCCAATTCAAAATGACCTGGTAAAACCAAAGTCTTCTATACTAGTTTTACTTGGTCTCACCAAAACTACACTGAAAAAATAGTCTTCAGATAAAACCAAAATCCCACAAAATCCGTAAGAACACAATCAAACCCTCAGAATTCAGATCAAAGCAGCCTACTTTATATCAAAGCTTCAAACTTTGCCTACTTCATATCAAAAGCTTCAAACTTTGAAACTCAAGATTAACTGGGGAAATGCAGCAGCACCCAGATCACCAAATCGAGCACAGAGACAAACCCAATACACCCAAAAGCTCCAAGAATTCGTACCTCTATCTATCTCGAAGATCGTCCTGGTTTGGAATCTTCGAAATTCCTGACACTGTTTTGTGTTAGAAAGGAAGGGAATATTTTTTGGTGTGTAGTAGGAAATGGTGGGAGAGAGGTGTAAACCCACAAACTACGCAAGGAAACGTGGGGGCGACTTATGAACAGAGTTTTGGAGTAGAGCTCCACATGCAAAGAGCAGCAGTGGGAACCAAAAAACAATGATTGTGAAATTACAGAGCGAAAATCCTTAGTACAAGTAACGCCTTCGTCTCGGGATGTTGTTATACAAGCTAGCTGTTTCTCTTCTGTTTGTTTTTTTTTTTCTTAATTGAGATTTTATTAATTAATACGATGAACTGTATAAACGAGTAGTATATGTGACTCTTTTTTCTTGAAATTGAATTGAGATGTGTTTCTGTTTCTATTGTATTTTCTTCTTGATTTGGCAACGTTTTGAGGAACAGAAGTGCTTATTCAAGAGTTATGGGGTGCTAAATGTATTTCCTTTAGTATTATTTTCGTTTGGGTTTTTTTTTTTTTTTTTTTTTTTTTTTTTTTTTAGGTTAAGAGGTTTATTTGGTTCATAGATTAAAAGTTCGGAAAAGAGAGCAAGAAATATATTTGAACTTTGACAAGTGCAATTTGAAAAGGAAAAGAAGAAAAATAAAAGATGGAGTGTGTCAAAAAGGAAAAAGAAGCTAATTCATAACCTTTCATTTTACTAAGAAAAAGTCATCAGCACATCATTGATCGAGAATTCAAGATGACCTGAACCATATATAAGTAAAAGCAA of the Fragaria vesca subsp. vesca linkage group LG6, FraVesHawaii_1.0, whole genome shotgun sequence genome contains:
- the LOC101296691 gene encoding proline-rich receptor-like protein kinase PERK8-like, producing the protein MSSTTSPSPNSSPSANPPTSSSNSTTTATNGSSPPPQTSSSSPPPAASAAPPPASSPPPPVPSSPPPPSVASSPPPASPPPKSPPSPPPPASPPAASPPPPKPTTTPPPAAPPSGGSPPPKASPTPPSNTSPPPKSPPPPADASPPSANSPPPPKAPEKSPPSPTVTPPPSGSQSAPPPADNTPPESTSPPPSVPSSSSPPAPPSNSSTPTPSVTQKPTAKSTANGTPGSSKGLNTGGAVAIGIVVGVLVLSLVVMAVWFAKKKKRKSGSTLYTMPSPFASSQNSDSVFLRPQSPSPLAGNGSGKEFMYAQSESGASNSRSWFTYEELIQATNGFSKQNLLGEGGFGCVYKGILEDGREVAVKQLKIGGGQGEREFRAEVEIISRVHHRHLVSLVGYCISDHQRLLVYDFVQNDTLHYHLHGQDMPVMDWATRVKVAAGAARGIAYLHEDCHPRIIHRDIKSSNILLDGNFEAQVADFGLAKLALDTNTHVTTRVMGTFGYMAPEYATSGKLTDKSDVYSYGVVLLELITGRKPVDGSQPLGDESLVEWARPLLTDAVETGDLSELADPRLDKNYVESEMFRMIEAASACVRHSATKRPRMRQVVRALDSLDDTSDLSNGMKPGQSEVFNSAEQSAQIRMFQRMAFGSQDYSTSYFNQSQSSWKSRDNGDQTRSSWNRDQREQSREHGDQTRSTWSRDQRDKDTVIPIDRSRGWNI